CAGCTGCAGCTGAAGCAAGTCGTCAATAATTTGTTGCCCAAGCAGTACCACGGAGGATCTGATTCATTCAAGACCTACTACATCAGTCACAATGTTCTTCAGGACTACAAGAGCTTGGCCTTGAACTACCAGCTCAGAAATTACCAGTTACCAAACAACACTCACATTCCTGTAGGCGACAGTACTAACTTCTTGGAGAGTTTGTTTCAGCCCACATTACGTAAGTTGCCAGATGTAGTTATTCCAGAACCGGTTGTGGACAAGCCCCACACCCATGGCTTGACaaacttgatcttcttgtgCTTGAAGAGCTTGGAGGCGTCATTATTACCTCCCACAAACGACTCATCGTCACacaacaagttggccaagttcaCAGAGATATTCAAGGAGTTGCTTTCCAACATATTGATCACTGGAGGCACTTCCAACGGGTCTGGTTTGCCAGAGTCCATCATCAACGACATCAGGGCCATGACCCAACAATACTACTCCAACTATCCATTCTCATATTCCATCTATCCTATCAGGCACAGTACAGGGGACTCCAACGAAACATGGGACAGACAGTTTGGTGCCTGGATGGGAGCTTGTAATTTGGCCAGTATGTTGAACGATAGCAACGAGCAGTCCAACAGTGTCAAGATTGCATTGGATAATTGGTTTGTCACAAAAGCTGATTATGAGGAGTTGGGTGAGGATTtgattgttgaaaaattcaagtAGTAACTTGTTCCTTTGTAATATTAAGACCATAGAATAGATGACAATGTTTAAATCAGCGCTAACGTAAAGATGAATAAGGTCTTTAAACAAGTAATAATTCTaaaaattcttgaaaagtttcaaGTGATGAATATTAACTCCTTTGTTATCATTTTATCCATCTGAGCTTTTCTTTGCACAGCCTACATAAAATGgcaatttttttcaattgcttcGAAAGATGAACGGATTCTTTATTTACAGTATCGACGAGATAGATACTTTACGAGTATGTACTTCTAATTATATATAAGGGAAGAATTTTATCATTACTGTTTCCACGAAACGTATTTGTTGTCGTAGGTAGAGCTAGAGCCATGGACACtcaagatcaactccactttttcttctacacCAACTTTGTTGTTTGTTTGCTTGACAAAGTGCTTGACGACTTCAGTAGGTGTTGGCAAGTAAGCCCTGTTGCTGCCATCGTTACCGGTGATATAGTCAGCTACCTGCTGGTTGTTGGGCAAACCGTTGTGGAAAGGGTAGTTCTTGTAGTCGATGCCAAAATGGGTATCGATCAATGGTTGCTTCAAGGCGGCAGTCTTGGGAGAAGGAGACAATATCTTCTGCACGTACTCATCCGTAATAGTAGAAACTTCGTTCCAGTGTGGATGGCTAGggttcttgatcttttcaatcaacttATGGGACACTCCTTTGACAAAATCGTTTTCCTTGGGCTCAATGTTCATGATATTGGTAGCCGagatcaattccaactcGAACTGCTTTTTGATTGAGTTTTCTGAACCGtggttcaacaactcaaaCGCGATCTTGAGCGAAGAATATGGCTTCTGGCTGAAGATATGGAGAGTATCCTTGGAGAATTGAGAGCCTTCCTGTTTGAAGTATGAaatgacatcttcaaagCTCTTCTGCGAGAAAGCTTCGTTGATcaccttcaattccttcgCAGTATAAGGGAACACATAATCCTTGGGGGGCTTATTTTCCGTGAACTCCTCGATTGCCTGATTGACTTGGGCAAAATACTCAGAGGTGTTGGTGATGACGTCAGCAGAGGCCGtcttgttgtcgttgatgaTCGGAGGCTGCAAGTTCGACAATCTGTTCACCAAATGTGGAAGCTTATCAGAATGGACGAAATGGGTAGCGAATCCGGAGAAGTAGGCTTCGTAGCCAGACAATATCTTGCCGGTCAAGGCGTAGTAGTAGCCGAGCTTATCGTCCAACTTGGGGAGGAAGAATGTTGTGCCGACATCAGGAAAGAAGCCGATATCCATTTCGGGCATGGCCAACTTGGTCTTTTCCGTAGCAATTCTAAAGGGAGCATGAACGGAAAGGCCGACACCACCTCCCATAGTGATACCATCCATCAATGAGACAAATGGTTTGGGGTAGGTAGAGATCACGTAATTCAAATTGTATTCCTTCTGGAAAAAGTCACTGGCATATTCAGCATTGCCTTTGAGGATCTGTGAGGCACATTCAGCGACATCTCCACCAGCACAGAGACCCTTTGGTGAGTTGGAAGTCAAGATGACGATGTTGTTGGAACTCAGCTTGGAGTACTCCTTTAACCGTGGGGCCATCAACTCCATCATTTCCGTGTTCAACGAGTTCAACTTGCGGGGTCTGTTTAAAGAGACAATTCTGCTGGCGTTCTTGTTAGAAAAGAGAACAGTGTCCTCGGCATGGCCGGTGTTGGTATCAACAGGAGACATCGTGGAAAGTGACTGGTGAAAAGATCGCGACACCAATAGAGATGAGCCGAAACGAGAGTTAACCTTAGGGAGACGACGACAAAGGGAGGTACGTGCTGTCGATGTTAacattggaagaaaaggaaaaaaaaGGCAGTCTCAATTACTATGGCTATCGCACCAACTGGTTCTTATATATTTCCGGAGGTGTGGGGATTGGATCATGTTCCACGGAATAGAGAGAAATAGTCAAAAATGTATCaagctgaaaatttgaGGGTGAGTCACGTGCTTAGAACTGCACATGATGCAGTCGAGAAAACATTCCATCTAGCCATAGATAAAGTCGAAAGACTAAGGAGAGAAACAGCTGGAAGAGTCAATTGTGAAATAAGAGAAATTGTCATAGATGATAAAGTAATATAATTATAATTAAATATACACTATTATGTGAATACTGACATTTGTTCTATTCTGTTtcgaaaaaaaaattacAGTTTTTCTTCGCTTTCTTGTCTCTGCATTCACTCTACCGAAAGTCCGGGGTAAGAGAATTTCACTTCGCGTAATAATCTGATAATTTGGATCTAGATTTCCACAGTTATCTAAACGTTCTTGTCTGGATTATAACAGCCTAGTGTTCAGTATATGTTACTACGTTCTATTTTCTACAATAACTTTCATTATCTGTCCATTTCACTTCTCGTAATTATTATCCAAAGGATGTTGGCTCTCGAAACGGATTATCCTCTCCTATATAATAAGCAGCCTCACGATACCAACCATGTGACCCTTGCACGGTAGATGCTAAACATCTTCTATTATTTTCCAATTATTGCTAACAAATCAGACCAAACTATACTGGTTGATAAGATAGCATTCCTCTCTCTTTTCCTCTTCCGATGGCAGCCCAACTCTGGTGCTTCCCACGGGCTTGGGCAACTGATAGTGGTAGAAGATTCCTGTTTGGTACGATgccaacaagatcaacgaaTTGCTGAAGCCAATCTCCACTCTATTCTCTGGACTGGTGGATTCAGAGGTGAAATGTTGTCCTCCATAGTGATGGGGTGGAGTATATTCTGGAAGCTTAATGTAGGCAAACGACCTTCTCGGAGGCTCCCATATCAAGTTTTCAAAGTAATCCTTGTAAGGTAACTTCTTTATGATAGACTTGGTGTATTGGTTGTTAATCAATTTTGTAGTACTCTTTAGATTAGAGAAACTGAAATAAGACTTGCTCTGTTTATGGTTCTCCTCTGCATCCACGGGAGGTGCTGGATTGGATACTAGcaaattggccaagttcTCATTCAAGTCTTCTGAAGACTTGCTACTCTCGCCTTCGACTTCGCTATCGTGGTCGTTTGCCTCGTAGTCTTCAGTATTTCCCTCATCCGAATTGCCAGGAGACGTAGCTTCTGCTTTTTCATTCAATCTAAAGAAATGGATTGTATTACTTTCAGAACCACAGCCCAAAATCAGATTGTCCGCATTGAAGCTTAACGTGTTGATCCTCGCGAGATTATGGCCTCTTCTCAAGTTCGTCACTTGCGAAATTTTAAGCTTGTCACTGGAGAAACTGTTGCTATCAATCAGAAATACTCTTATGATAGTGCCCTTTACTGATGCAGTAGCTATCTTGGAGTTATCATTCGAGACAGTAATCTTGCCTATACTTGAATTATGAGCTTTGAATATCAACCGAGGTCTCAATTCAATGGTGTCATACACGATAACCCATCCATTGCTGTCCTTTTTGAGATCGTCGAGGGTGATACTGCCCTTTTTGTGCAAGTGATGGGTATCTTTGTGTGTGTACTCAATCAAGGAGTCAAGAGAGTTCGCTATTATGGTCGAGTCACTGGGCTTCAACAATGGTGTTGAAGGTTGGGACGACTTTCTCAGTGGAGAAGCCGACGAATGTTCATGGTTGAAGAGATCAGTCTGGTCATTGATGGCTGAAAGTGGCAACACCAAGAACGAGTTGTCGTCAGCACTCAAGTCTCCAATAAGCTGGTGGAAGGAGTTGTTCATATTGGTCGATACTCTTGCTGTTTGACCAGAATCGGTTAAATTATTTGCAGTAGATACCGTTTCATTCAAGTATGAGTTGACTTCCAAGATTTTGATGAGTCTGACACAACTCAAGTCGTAGATATAGATATGGCCGATCTCCAAAAAGACAAGTAAACGTTTGCGGTTAAGCTTGATGTTGATAATATTTGACGGGAACGAAAGCTCGcagatcttcaagttttgtTTGAGGTTGTAGATCTTGAGAAGCCTGTTTCCGAGCTTGTTCTGAGACTGAGGAACTATGATAGTTAGCGAAGTAGAGAATAGCATCTTCAAGTAAGCAGTCGGACATTTAGTTTCTTCAGGAGCTCCATCTAACAGAATAGTGTTGTCACCAAGACTTGCTCTACTATTCCTAGTATTATTATCAACATTGGCGTTGACAGTATTGGTTTCTATGGAGTTGGAGAGGGTCTTTTTAATGTTTCCGTGAGACGAAGAGTAGAACTGACCAAATGGCTCGCAGTTGAAGATGCGATGGTAGTTGGAGgtagaaatagaaatgCACGAGTAGTCCTGGTTGAAGGTCAAGTCATTGATGGTGGTCATTATTTgtcttgaagagaaagaagagtacAATTATCATTTGATGACCCACATAATATTCGCGTTATCTTAACTAAGGGAAAAAGTGTGGGGGCTTAACTACGAATCTTTATAAGGAAGTTATAGGGAAAATCGTGAGATTGTAGAAGGGAAAAAAATGTGTAGTTCTGCTCCTAATTATGATCAATTCAATTGATATATGGGTCAGTAGAATAAGACCGTACATATGGTATAGACTTTAATGGCTACACAATATACTTAGAGCCATGCTTAGGGATTGCCTtattattgaaatttttgGAAAATGGAAGCGAATCTACACTTGCTCACCATCAATATAGTGAGAAGATGTGATTGTCTCATATCATTTATACTCTCTATATCTACGGTAGTCTTCTAAACTAACCTCCTCTATAGCATTGTACATTTTATCGACTCCGTTCTATTTCACCTActcgtcaacttcttcgagAGTCACTCTACGTTTCTGAGTGCTTGTTTCGCCAGCTTTAGCACCAGTAGCTACGGAACCATTAGCGGCGGAACCATTAGCCTTGACTTCAGCAACAGGTTCATTaccattcttcttcttgctctttttcttctttggctcCTCCCACCCGTACAAAGGTTGAAAACTCTCAAGAACTCCACAGTCTTCAAACAAGTTGGGGAACAACCAGAACGGCTTGGGGAATGCTACCAAGGATATGATGTATATGATCAATCGAACGATTGCAGTTGCAAAGAAAAGACCAATAAGTCCCAAAGCAGCCATCGACAAGTACCACACACCTCTCTTCATGAAGCTGGGCCACAATGGAAACAAAATCACAGCAAAGATACCAGCCACAGCCAAGATACtatacaacaagatgtaAGGGTTAGGTTTGGTATAGATCCAGGCAAAATATGCATCTGGGTCCACGTGAGCTTTATCCATTCGCTTTAAAGTGGGCTTGGTCCGGTTTGGTTTCCAGCCCTTGATTGCCTTTATTTCGGCATAGTGAAGCTTTTCCACAGGTAAGATCAACTGATTTTGGATCAAGAGAACCAACACTCTCTGAACATCAGTTTCATTGTTGATGGGGATCAAGCCGTTTTTAACGTTCTGCTGCTTGCTCTTGTAGTCATCAGAAAGCAAGGCTCTGCTCAAACGTTTGTATCTGAAGAATTCGATATCTCTTTCATTGTTGAGAAGTCCAGTTCTCTGTTTCATAATAGAGTTCTGGTACAAATACGATGCTAGGTTGAGAGCCGCAGGCGACCTCTCGTTCGTAGTCTGAATAGGCATGCTAGCCTGACCTGGCTGTGCCATCTTGCTATATGGAGTCGAAAAGGTGGGGAAAATCTCTAGTAGTATATtatattgaaatattgaTTCTTGAAATAGTCGAAGAAATTTCCTGGATACCGTGTCAGGTGTTGTATACAGGAATTAATTTGAATGGTACACTGTTAACTTTGTATGATACTAAATGGAAGAAGTGTATTGACGTCTGAAGTGGCTGTGGGACTTTAGCTGTAAGAGAGTTGGATCATTACTCACCATATATGCCAATATAATTGGGAAGCAAGGACAATTTTTTCCTTGACTTATTTTTGTCATAGTACTTCATTCAGTACACCCTAAAAGTACAATTAATTTGCACCCACTTtctgttcaacaaattatACAAATTAAAATGTTTATTAAATACTAAAGACCAAAAACTAAGAGAAGCTAGGAAGAACATTCAATCCGAAATAGAGCTTCAGCTCATATTCGGCGTCTATAAGTCCTCCATAAACAACCTATCATAGTCTCTATGGAACGTCGAAGGCATAGCCTTTCAACGCATGATGAAGCGATGCAATTGAATAACTAGTGTACAAGTGGAAAAGACCTGGAGGCTGCTGTGCACAGCCTGGAATGCGTGAAATGACCGATgctgaatttttcacaaatcAGCgttgtccaagaagaagtagttACCAGACAACTTTTGTTCCTTGTCCATCTGGGagtccaacttgttgattctTGGTCTGAAAGAGTTTGGATCTCTTCTGAAAGTAAcgttcaagttcttcaagaaccTGTTACAACCAGTTAACAAAGATTCGGGAGTTCTAGCAACAGCATCACGCGATGGCTTACCTTCGAACACAATAACTCTATCGGCCAAGTAGGTGGCCATGATGAAATCGTGCTCCACAACAAATGCAGTCTTCTTGGCGTGCAAAATGAATCTTCTGATCACCTTGGAACAGATGATACGTTGTTCCGAGTCCAAATAGGCAGAAGGCTCATCGATCAAGTAGATATCCGCAGGGATACCCAACGACAAAACAATAGCAACTCTTTGCAATTCACCACCGGACAACGTAGATACTTCGTTATCGATGATATCATCAATCTTCAATGGCTTAACAACGTCAGTCTGGAATTGTGGGTGCAAGAAAGAAGCtctgatcttcttgaagaacaactgTCTGACAGTACCAGGGAACTTTGGAGCAATCTTTTGTGGCTTCATGGAAACATTCAACTTTGGAACAGTAGTTCCTTCGTCTGGAGCAATGGCACCAGCCAACAATTTACAGAAAGTCGTCTTACCTGTACCGTTTTCACCCATCATAACTAAAATTTCCGAGTTGGTGAAGTCACCAGCTTCCACCTTCAAGTGAAAGTCACCTTGGGTCTTGCTCAATACTGGGTAGGCCATAGCGTTGGATTTATCCAAGATCAAACCTTCTGCGGAATCAGCCAATCTGAATTGCAACGATTCAGTTCTGAATCTCATGTTTTCAGTAGGAATATGACCGTCAAGGAAGATATTAATACCTTCTCTAACAGACGATGGCAAAGTCACCACACCGTAAACAGAAGGAGCACCATACAAAATACAGATGAAGTCGGATAAGTAATCCAAGACAGACAAATCGTGTTCCACACAGATGATGTAGGTAGTAGGATCCAACAACGATCTGATGGTTTCGGCCGCCCTCAATCTTTGCTTGACATCCaaataagaagaaggctcATCGAACATATATACATTAGCTTTTTGCACACAGGTCATACCGAGAGCAAATCTCTGCAATTCTCCACCAGACAAGTTTTCCACTTCTCTGTTCAAGACATGTTGCAACTCTAACACTCTGAGGATGTAGTCATAGGCTTCAGGTCTGGTGTTCTTAGCACTCAAGATTTTGCCAACTTCCTTTACAGGAGACTTGGCCAAGGCTCTGGGAATACTGTCCACGTACTGAGGCTTAATGATAGCCTTGATGTCGTCTTCCAACACCTTAGTGAAATAGTTCTGCAATTCGGAACCTCTGAAGTATCTCAAGATTTCTTCCCAGTCAGGTGGATCGTCATATCTTCCCAAGTTAGGCTTACGCTTACCGGCCAAGATTTGCAAGGCGGTTGACTTACCAATACCGTTGGTACCAACCAACCCAAGTACTTGACCTGGTCTTGGAGTAGGTAATCTGTGcaacttgaacgagttAGCTGAGTATCTGTGAGTAGTCTCGGCTTCCAAGTTGGTGGGCAAGTTGATAATGGTAATAGCATCGAATGGACATTTCTTGACACAAATACCACAACCAATACACAAGTTTTCTGAGATGAAGGCGATCTTGGATGCTGGAGTTACTTCAATACATAATTTTCCAGTCTTGACAACGGGACACGATTTACGACACTCCTGTCTGCATTTCTTGGGCTTACACCTGTCAGTGTTGACAATGGCAATTCTTGTAGACTTGTCACTCATTTTTTGACGCAAATACGTTTACTGTGCTCTTGTTGTAGTTGGCAAAAAAGACTAGCAATTAGTATTTCGAATTCGAATTGCAAATTTGCTACTAAATTTTTTTCTGCTGTGTTTTTTTTTGAGGTTCGCGTTAGATGAGATCTGTTAGGGATGAATTGTACGCGTGTGGAAAATCTTAAGTATTGAGAACACAGCGTATTTATCAGTCCATTACTAAACAGGGCATTTCTATTGGTGGAGACACAGCGCAGCGATGAGAGGAATCAGACATCAACTGGGTCACAATGGAGGCAAATAATGAAAGACACAATAGAAGGGTGATATTTGATGCAATTCCTATCTCAGAATGACGATTCGCAGTTGACTAAGGGCCTCACTTCTGTTTCTTATACTTCCATTATACTGTCAAGCCAGATACAAACGTCTGATCTcgagtgaaaaattttgaataTGTGCAGGCAGAGATTAAAAACTTGAACAGCAGTCCTCACGTAATTGCTTATAAATATGTTCAGCCAAAAAGCTCACATGATTCCACTGGTCGGCTGATATTGATTTCCTGTATATATCACACATTGTCTCATTGGCCAAAATGTTTGCCATGCACGACCAAAATTTCCATCCACTCAAAACACCCCGTCCTGAAATCCCCAACTTTAGCATCTGTCCTTTTatgtattctttttctataTAAGTAAGAACTTGACTATGGTGTTCGTATAGAAGCTGCTTTCTTGCAGAATTAAGTAAGTAATGGTGGAATCTTTGTGAGTTTGAGGTAGGGCCTTCACCTGTTGATTGCCTTTTCGAAATGACTCTCATCCGTAGTGTTGATATTCAGTTTATTGAAGCTGACTCTCCTAATATTGTCCGGTGATCAACCAATCCAGATAGCTATGATATGTGTTCACAAGTTTGCAGTTATTGTTTGATTTCACTTCAAGCTGTACTCCTAGAATGTGACTCATCAATAGTATGCTGTGGTTCACCCAATAGTTCCATATGTGTTCATGCTCTATCGTCGTGATGGGAGTTTTTTGCTCATATAAGCTGGTGCTGAGTCTGGTGTTGACTTTCCGAAAAAGGCAACGGCTGCAAATGTGTATTTGCAACAACTTCAGAGCCGGTATTTCGCCTCTATTGTCCAAATACTGTGTTCGGACTTGAGTTGTCCTAACAACTGTAGCATTCCCATATTGGAACGTCTGTCTAATATCAGTTGTCAcatattgttggaatgtTGCGTTGGCTGCAAAAATGCTGTTTGTAAACCAGAACTCATGCCAGGCTAATATTGATAGTTTTTCCTCCCTTTGTCCGTCGCATCTGACCCTTAACTATGAGCCCcttacaattcttcactttAGCTATTGCTGTTACTCTATAGATAATCGTAGAATCCATGCTCTGTCAAATACATGCTAAGTCGTCGACAATCTCGAGAATCTTTCGTAGCCTCGTCACAGAGTGAATCCGTGGCTGATCACACTTGGTTATGGGGACAAAGTCGTTGCCAAACCATGGATTTTTTTGGCTGTTGTCGTTTTCCGAACATTTTTTTCAGTGCCAGTTTTTTCGCTTTTTCGCTCTACTTCACTTCCACTTTTTTAcattctacttctttgtttttaCAACTGAGTGATCTGTCTTTCCACCACCAAGTTCTTATAGCTTTGTGATATCTAGACTTGGAGAGGCTAGCCCGTACTGAGTGCATCTGAATAACACCCAATTTTCGGTTGTGATAGCTTGTGGGTATTCTCATTTTTCGTATCTCCAGATCCTTATACTTTCCATATCAGCTAGCATAAACATTGTTGAACAGGCAGGGTATTTTTCTGCAAAATTCATaatattttcaatatttataCTCTATTCAGTGTAGCGACTGGAATTCGCCATTGGACAGAAGTTCAACTGTTATAATTGAGATTTTGTTGGTATCTGATCATTAGTTTATAAGCTATCTTGATTTACAATCCCACAGTCTTCACTTACTAGCTAATAATATCATGGTCAAACCGGTATTACAAGAGGCAACCCTCTTTCCGGAACTCTACGGACTCAGACGGTCCCACAGAGAAAGACGTGCTGCCATCGTCGAAagtgaaagtgaagaagaacctaTTCcaaagagaaggaagaagaaagctcAACGAACTGAAGATTACGGtgatgaaaacgaagaagatgaagaagacgacgcGGAAGACTCTGAGGACGAAGATTTTTACGACAAGCCTCTtgcgaagaagaagaagaagacaattatacagaagaaga
This window of the Scheffersomyces stipitis CBS 6054 chromosome 6, complete sequence genome carries:
- the ARP7 gene encoding general RNA polymerase II transcription factor (general RNA polymerase II transcription factor (putative - by similarity)~go_function structural constituent of cytoskeleton), which translates into the protein MAYTSPAVVIDNGSYTTKAGFASEDLPSLVFSTNYAVDNKTGSVIVGDDEICAQPENEVMTLLDNGLIYNFDNIVHNWQYVYDNIDNHNAIDAKEFPLVLTEQSWNTSKNRLTATQIAFETLEVPIFSLVKTPIAQLYRAGRSTGLVIDVGASVTSVTPILDGIIQHKSCFHSKYAGNFVNLHVLDYLQSQSKQVVNNLLPKQYHGGSDSFKTYYISHNVLQDYKSLALNYQLRNYQLPNNTHIPVGDSTNFLESLFQPTLRKLPDVVIPEPVVDKPHTHGLTNLIFLCLKSLEASLLPPTNDSSSHNKLAKFTEIFKELLSNILITGGTSNGSGLPESIINDIRAMTQQYYSNYPFSYSIYPIRHSTGDSNETWDRQFGAWMGACNLASMLNDSNEQSNSVKIALDNWFVTKADYEELGEDLIVEKFK
- the EHO3 gene encoding enoyl-CoA hydratase, mitochondrial (go_function catalytic activity~go_process metabolism); this encodes MSPVDTNTGHAEDTVLFSNKNASRIVSLNRPRKLNSLNTEMMELMAPRLKEYSKSSSNNIVILTSNSPKGLCAGGDVAECASQILKGNAEYASDFFQKEYNLNYVISTYPKPFVSLMDGITMGGGVGLSVHAPFRIATEKTKLAMPEMDIGFFPDVGTTFFLPKLDDKLGYYYALTGKILSGYEAYFSGFATHFVHSDKLPHLVNRLSNLQPPIINDNKTASADVITNTSEYFAQVNQAIEEFTENKPPKDYVFPYTAKELKVINEAFSQKSFEDVISYFKQEGSQFSKDTLHIFSQKPYSSLKIAFELLNHGSENSIKKQFELELISATNIMNIEPKENDFVKGVSHKLIEKIKNPSHPHWNEVSTITDEYVQKILSPSPKTAALKQPLIDTHFGIDYKNYPFHNGLPNNQQVADYITGNDGSNRAYLPTPTEVVKHFVKQTNNKVGVEEKVELILSVHGSSSTYDNKYVSWKQ
- the ATG21 gene encoding Autophagy-related protein 21; the encoded protein is MTTINDLTFNQDYSCISISTSNYHRIFNCEPFGQFYSSSHGNIKKTLSNSIETNTVNANVDNNTRNSRASLETKCPTAYLKMLFSTSLTIIVPQSQNKLGNRLLKIYNLKQNLKICELSFPSNIINIKLNRKRLLVFLEIGHIYIYDLSCVRLIKILEVNSYLNETVSTANNLTDSGQTARLIGDLSADDNSFLVLPLSAINDQTDLFNHEHSSASPSRKSDSTIIANSLDSLIEYTHKDTHHLHKKGSITLDDLKKDSNGWVIVYDTIELRPRLIFKAHNSSIGKITVSNDNSKIATASVKGTIIRVFSIDSNSFSSDKLKISQVTNLRRGHNLARINTLSFNADNSILGCGSESNTIHFFRLNEKAEATSPGNSDEGNTEDYEANDHDSESSEDLNENLANLLVSNPAPPVDAEENHKQSKSYFSFSNLKSTTKLINNQYTKSIIKKLPYKDYFENLIWEPPRRSFAYIKLPEYTPPHHYGGQHFTSESTSPENRVEIGFSNSLILLASYQTGIFYHYQLPKPVGSTRVGSPSEEEKREECYLINQYSLV
- the SEC62 gene encoding subunit of ER protein- translocation complex (go_component integral to membrane~go_function protein transporter activity~go_process protein transport) gives rise to the protein MPIQTTNERSPAALNLASYLYQNSIMKQRTGLLNNERDIEFFRYKRLSRALLSDDYKSKQQNVKNGLIPINNETDVQRVLVLLIQNQLILPVEKLHYAEIKAIKGWKPNRTKPTLKRMDKAHVDPDAYFAWIYTKPNPYILLYSILAVAGIFAVILFPLWPSFMKRGVWYLSMAALGLIGLFFATAIVRLIIYIISLVAFPKPFWLFPNLFEDCGVLESFQPLYGWEEPKKKKSKKKNGNEPVAEVKANGSAANGSVATGAKAGETSTQKRRVTLEEVDE
- a CDS encoding predicted protein — translated: MVIASNGHFLTQIPQPIHKFSEMKAILDAGVTSIHNFPVLTTGHDLRHSCSHFLGLHSSVLTMAILVDLSLIF